The window CCGTTGCCTGCAGTCGGCGCACTCTACACGTCGGGGGCCTCTGCGAAAGGCTAAGAGTGTAACCCGAGCACCATCACGGCGGAGCTTTCAAGCCGTCCTCGAACCGCGCGCACGCGGGCGGGTCTGCGAACGCGCCACCTGACGGCACCGTGGTGTGATGATGCTACGCCTGCATACGCCCCTGGTGACTGCGCGCGAGCGCGTCGAGTCTTCGCGCGCCTCGGCGACGGTCCGCCGCGCCCATGCGGCAGGCAGCTTGGGCTGGATCAGCGGGGCGTTCGGCCGGCATCCCGGCTGCCAACGCGGACGCGTGACCCCTCGGAGAGCCCGACCTGATCTCGGCGACCATCGGGGAACCCGTGTACCGGTGCCCGGCCAGGTCGCGGATCCTCCAGTTGCCGATCCGCCGGGTCCTTGACCCCCGTGTTGTGCAGGACCACGAACTCTCTGTTCAGGTGCGAGTTCGTTCCCGTGTCGGAGCCGGAGGGGTTGTACACGATCTGTGGAACTCGATCTTCGCCGACGCCGGCAGCGCCATCGCCATCACCAGTAGCAGCGCGCCCACCACACCACGGTGAACGCACGTCGAACTGTCCTTCGCACTGCAGATCCTTCCCGCCTGACCGAGACCGGACGGTCTCGGCACCGAGTTAGGAGCCGGCCGACCCCAAGGGCGGGCTCGCGACCGCATTGTTCGATTCTTGTCTACAGAGCCGCGGCGGCGCGGCGGCGCTGCGCAGGACCGTTTGCCTGCCCGGTTGGGGCCTCACGGCCCCACCCTGTCCGGGCCTCGGGGAGCTGGTCGAGCGTCGGCCCCAACCGGGACACGGAACTACGTTCGGTAATGTCCTCGTCCGGTACTGTCCTCATGGACAGTGCCGACTTGGCCGAGCGGCCAGGTAGACTCCTGGCGCCCAACGGCATGCGGGAAGTGGCCAGACGCTAGGCGGAGAGAGCAATGCGACGCGTCGCAGTTGTCATGCTCTTGTCATTGTTCGTGGCGGCATTCGGCGGGAGCGCGGCGATGGGTCAGGAGAACCTCGACTGCGACTACTTCGCCACGCAGGAGGCGGCGCAGGCCGAGTACGACGCAGACCCCAGCGACCCCCACGGCCTCGACGGAGACGATGACGGGATCGCCTGTGAGGATCGGCCCTCGATCGGCGACAGCGTCCCAACTGGCGGGGCAGACAATGATGTGCTGGCCGACACCGGAGCGACGCTGCCGGCGGCCACGATCCCCATGCTCGTGAGCGGCGTTGTGCTGCTCGGCGCGGGGGTGGCCATTCACCGTCGACGCAAGACGTCCTAACGCAGCACGATGCGGCGCGGCAGCTGGGCGGTCGTCTGGTTCGTCATCGGGATCGGCGTCGGCGTGCTCGGGGTTGCACTCAGTTCGGTCGGTCAGTTTCTGTTGAACGATGTCCGCACCGGGCATCGCATGCGTCAGGCGCAAGCAGACCTGGCCGGCGAACTCACCGGATCAACCTCGGCAACCAACGACCCGCGGATGACGCCATCACAGATGTCCAGCCGCCGCCCCTCGCCGTCGTACGGCGCCCAGCGACCTGCGATCGGAGATCCCGTCGCAACGATGCGCTGGCGGAACTACGAGTTCGTGGTCGTAGAAGGCGTCGGCAGCGACCAACTCGCGATCGGACCGGGACGGTATCCGTCCACGGCCTTGCCGGGACGACCTGGCAACTTCGCAATGGCCGGACATCGTGTGTCCTATGGCGCGCCGTTCCACGACCTCGACCTGCTCCAGCCCGGTGACCGTATCGATGTGGAGAACCGGGCCGGCAGGCTGTTCGTCTACCGCGTGGTCGACTTCGCCGTCGTGAACCCCGACGAGACCTGGGTGATCAGCAGAGACCCCCTCGGGACCAATCGGCCCATGCTGACCATGACCACCTGTCATCCCAAACTGTCGGACCGGCAGCGACTGGTCGTGTGGGCAGCGCTCGACGAGAGCCGGAATGCGGCCACAGCCGCGGGTTAACGGTCGATCAGTCGCACACTCCGGCGAGCGTGAACCGGCCGCCCGGAACCCGTTGGTCGAACGCGGGGTGTCATCGGCGAGCCACGTCGCATTGATCCGCACTGGCGGACCGTCGTACATCATCGGGGGTCCTCGACGGTCGCATCGTAGAGCCGCGTGACGTCGGTCAGCCGGTCGTCGTCGGCCAGCCCGGCAGCGTGCTCGTCGCACAGCAGGATCCGCCGCGGCCCGCTTGCCGGCAAGAGCGAGCGCATCCGCCTAGGATCGTCGGAGCCGCGGCGTTCGCACACGCCGTCGCGAGCAAGGTCGGTGTCGACCGTGACGGTTCACCCGCCCTCCCGGCGGCCCGGCGTCGTTCTGCCTGACACCTCATCTTCGCGCTGTGGCTTGTTGTGGCGATCACTGGCGGCGGCGACGAATATGCGCAGGTGGAAAGCACGCTTGACACAGCCGCACGTGTCAAGCATACTTTCCATCGTGAGGAACAGGGTGCGGGAACTGCGCGAGCAGGCCGGTCTGTCCCAGGCGGAGCTAGGCGCAGTCGTCGGGGTGTCGCGCCAGACGATCAACGCCATCGAACGTCGCCGGTACCTGCCGTCGCTGCCGTTGGCGTTCCAGTTGGCCCGGTTCTTCGACGCGCCGATCGAGGAGGTCTTCGATGCAGAGCAATGAGTTATCGCCCCGACCCGCTTCCCGGTGTCGCTGGGGGACGCCGCTGGTCGCGGTGGCCATCGGCGTCGCTTACCTGATCGCTGGTTGGCTAGGCGGCGACCGAGACTTCGCGGTCGGCGGGCTTGTCGTCATGGTCGTTTTCGCAGCCGTCATGTTAATCGCGGGCCGCTTCAGCGAAACCGTCGCACGTCTGCTCGACCGACGCGACGAACGGATCAACCTGATCGACACACGGGCGACGGTGTTCACCGGCATGGTTCTGATCACCGCGGTGATCGTGGGCTTCATCGTCGCGATCGCTCGTGGCGAGGACGGAGATCCGTACGCAATGCTCGGCGCGATCGGTGGTGTCAGCTACATCGCTGCGCTGGTGGTCCTGCGGTTTCGCCGCTGACCCATGGTCCGGGTCGGACGGCGCGCTAATGACTCAGCGGCGGCCTGCACGAGCGCGGTGGCGGTGGTGGCGATGCCGGTGGCCAGGTCGTCGAGCGTGGCGTCTGGTCGTGGTGTGGTTGTGCCTGCATGGGTCGAACATACATTCGACTCACCGGCAGTCAAATCAACCTCGATATCTGTGATAACCCACGTGACGTATGGATGAGCGTCGTTACCCGGCGCCCATGGGAGTCGGCGTCCACACCGGAGAGAGGCACCGGCCCTACCCGACGTCTGCCGCACGGGCGCGGAGCGTCCGGTGCAGCTCGTCGATCTCCTCCAGCAGGACGCGCCGGCCCGCGTCGGGCAGGTCCTGCAACTCCAGTGCGCGCTTGCCGGCGGCCAGCGTCGCGTCGTCCACGACCGTTCGGGGGAACAGTCCCTCGGTCATGTCGATCGACTCCTGGCGCACCTGGTTGCGCCAGAGGGCACCGAGCTCGTCGACGTAGCGGTCGACGTAGGGCATCAGGAGCTCCGTCTGGTCGTACTGATGGAACCCGGCGCAGACGGCACGGCGCAGGGCGAGCGGTTCGTCGCCGTCGTGCGCCAACGCCCACGCCTCGGCCTTGGCTTCCGCCAACGGGCGCGACGCCAACGCGGTGACAGCCCGGCGCTGGCCCTCGTCGGTCGGGTCCTCACTGCGGGTCCGCTCGATCGCGTCGGCGTCGAGCACGCCCTGGGCGGCCAGGTTGATCACGCCGTGCCAGCGCAGGTCGTGATCGACCGAGAGCCCTTCCGCCACCTCGTCGCCGACGAGGATCGCCCGGGTCCATGCGGGATCATCGACCGCCATGCGGCAGCGCGCCCAAACGAGCTGCGCGTCGGAGCCCGGCGGGGCGGCCTCGAACGCGCGGCGGGCAACCGCGGCCAGCGTCGCGTGCGCAGCGGACCGGTTGGTGGGGTCGCCGTAGCGGTTGGCTGCGGCGACCGCTTGGCGCGCCAGGGTTCGCAGCGTGTCACTCTGGGTCTCGGTCGCAGCATGGTCGGCGACCAGCTGCACGTAGTGCCGCGCGGGCAGTAGCCCGTCGCGCAGCAGGTCCCACGCGACGAGCCAGCCGTGGGCGCGCGTCAGCGGATCACGCACGGCGCCCAGGTAGGCGAGGAGGGTCTCCAGAGATCTGTCGTCCAGGCGGACCTTCGCGTAGCTGCGCAGCGCGTCGTTGGGGAGGGCGAGCGCGGGGGGCCGGCGCCCGATCAGCGCCTGCACGCCCGTCGACGCACCCGTGACGTCCAGTTCGACGGCGGTTCGGCGGACCAGGTCGTCGCCCTCGACGTCGTACAGGCCAATGGAGATGCGCTGGTCGCGCAGCTGGTCGTCGCCACCGGCCGACGGGCGCTGGTGGACCTCCGCCGCGGCGTACAGGCCTTCGTCGTCGACCGTGGCGACGAGCTCGAGTGTGTTGATGCCGCTGGTCTCCAGCCACTGGCGTGCCCATCGGTCCATGCGCCGGCCCGAGGTCTTCTCGAGCGCGGCGAGGAAGTCGGCCAGGGTCGCGTTGCCCCACGCGTGCCGCGCGAAGTAGTCGCGCAGCCCGCTGATGAACGCCTCGGTGCCCACCCACGCCACCAGTTGACGCAGCACCAGGCCGCCCTTGGCGTAGGTGATGCCGTCGAAGTTGTTGATCACCGTGTCGGTGTCGGGCGCGTCGGCGACGATTGGATGCGTCGTTGGCAGCTGATCCTGGCGCGTCGCCCACGTCACCTCCTGGTTGACGAACTGGACCCAGGCGTCGGTGAAGCGGGTCGCCTCGACGAGCGCCCACGTGGCGATGTAGGTCGCGAAGCTCTCGTTGAGCCACAGATCGCCCCACCAGCGCATCGTGACGAGGTTGCCGAACCACATGTGTGCGAGCTCGTGCAGGATGGTGGCGGCGCGGGACATGCGAGCCGCGTCGGTGACGCGTGACCGGAACAGGTAGGCCTCGTTGAACGTCACGCACCCGGCGTTCTCCATCGCGCCGAAGTTGAACTCAGGCACGAACAGCTGGTCGTACTTCGAGAACGGGAAGGGATGCCCGAAGGTCTCCGCGTAGAACGCCATGCCGGCACGGGCGATCTCGAACATCTCGTCGGGCTCGAGGTACTGGGCGAGGGAGGGCCGGCAGTACAGTGCCATCGGCACGTCGGCGTCCGGTGCGTGGACGACGTGCAGAGGCCCGGCGACGAGCGCGGTGATGTAGGTCGACACCGGTGGTGTGACCTGGAAGCGCCAGACATCGACCCCCCCGTCGCCGGGGTCGCGCGACGCAACGGGCTCATTGCTGACGACCGTCCAGTCGCGCGGTGCGTGGACGGTCAGCCGGAAGCGGGCCTTGAGGTCCGGCTGGTCGAAGCAGGCCCAGACCTGGTGAGCGTTGAAGGGCTCGAACTGCGTGTGCAGGTGCACGGTGTCGTCGGTGGGGTCGATGAACCGGTGCAGGCCCGTGCCGGTGTGCCGGTACGCGCAGCGTGCGACGACCTCCAGCTCGTTGGTGGCGGCCAGATCGGTCAGCTTCACGCGATGACAGTCGTGCCCTTCGATCCCGACGTCGGCGCCGTTCAGCGTGATCCTGTCGATGTCCGTGGCGTCGAGGTCTATGAAGACCGACGCGCCCGGGCTCGCGCACGTGAACGTCGCACGGGTCGTCGACCTGAAGGTCTCGCCGCGGCCATCGCCGAGGTCGAGCTCGACGTCGTAGGTAAGGTCGGACAGCAGCGCCGCGCGGGTCGCCGCCTCGTCGCGGCCCAGGATGTCGTTGTCGTTGCCCATGTGCTCCACCAGCATCCGATCGGTCCGCGCAAGGCTAGCGGCCGGTCAGGGGTCCGACCGGGGTGTCGTGAGCGCCCCCACAATGGCGGACAGGACGATCCGCGCACGGTCGCCGACGACGCGGCCGGGAACCATGGGCGGCGATCCGGCGTCAAAGCGACATGATGCTGCAGATGTTCCGTACCGCCCCGCTCACGTCGCGCTCTGTCGTCGTGGTCCTGGCGCTCACGATGCTGCTGGCGGCATGCAGTCCCGCGACCAGCGGTGGCGCTGGCGATGATGCCGAGTCCGCCGCAGCGCTGCGCGCGTTCGACAGCTGCGACGGGCTGACGACGGAGCTACGCAGGCGAGGCCTCGCGCAGCTGGTCGCCGGTGGAACCGAGGCGATTCTGCGCGGAGCCACCGGTGACGTCGCAGTCGCTGCCGAGGCGCAGGGCGCCGCCGACGCCGCGCCGGCGCCCGCGGGTCCGGCGACCGCGTGGTCGGGCACCAACGTGCAGGTCCAGGGCGTCGACGAACCAGACGTCGTCAAGACCGACGGGGCCTACGTGTACACCGTCGCCGACAGCGCACTGCGGATCATCGACGTGCGCGCTGACCGCCCACGGGTGACCGCCACGCTGCCGATGGACGGTGGCATGCCACGCGATCTGCTGCTGCACGGCAGCAGGCTGCTGGTGCTCGGTGACGACGCCATGGCACCGGGTCGCCCGCATGATCCCCTCACGACAGAGCAGCAGGGCGTGGCCCCGCCGCCGATGGTGCTGCCACGCACCCGGTTGTGGTCGGTCGACGTCACGGATGCGGAGGCACCACGGGTCGAATCCACCATTGTGGTCGACGGTGGCCTGCTGACCGCGCGACTGAATGACGGCACCGCGCGAGTGGTGATCAGGTCACTGCCGGTGCTGCCCTACGCGCTCGGGTCGCCCGGTCCGGTCGCGGATGGCGTCCGCCGGCGGATCGTGGACGCGACCGCCGATGACCTCCTCCCACGGGTAACGGTCGACGGTGGACGGCCGGCGCCGCTGGTCGCGTGCACTGCCGTGCGCGCCCCCGACGGCGGTGATGATCTCGGTCTGGTCTCTGTGCTCTCGCTCGACCTGGATCGAGCGGGACTGCACGCCGATCGCGTCAACGCGGTGCTCGGTGGCGCCGACACCGTGTACGCCGACGCCGACAGCCTCTACGTGACCACCAGCCGGTGGCCGATCGCGCTCCCCGTGGAGCCCCTGCCGCTGCCCGAGCCGCTGCCCGCAGAGCCCGAGCCGCTGCCCGTAGAGCCCGAGCCGCTGCCCGTAGAGCCCGAGCCTCAGCCGGCGGAGCCCGAGCCGTTCCGCGGAGCGTCCGAGCCGGGGCCCGCGGAGCCCGAGCCGCTCCCCGGAGCGTCCGAGCCGGTGCCGGGAGCGTCCGAGCCGCTCCCAGGAGCGTCCGAGCCGTCGCCGCTGCCCGACGAGGACCCCTCGACAGCGTCCGAGCCACTCGCGCCGCCTGCCACTGAACCTGCTGAGTCGGACCGAGCGGTGCCGCCGTCACCAACCGTCACGACCGAGGTCCACCGCTTCGACCTCGACGCCGACGGTGCGACATACGTGGCGAGCGGGTCGGTGCCCGGCACGGTGCTCAACCAGTGGG is drawn from Euzebyales bacterium and contains these coding sequences:
- a CDS encoding excalibur calcium-binding domain-containing protein, giving the protein MLLSLFVAAFGGSAAMGQENLDCDYFATQEAAQAEYDADPSDPHGLDGDDDGIACEDRPSIGDSVPTGGADNDVLADTGATLPAATIPMLVSGVVLLGAGVAIHRRRKTS
- the pepN gene encoding aminopeptidase N; translated protein: MLVEHMGNDNDILGRDEAATRAALLSDLTYDVELDLGDGRGETFRSTTRATFTCASPGASVFIDLDATDIDRITLNGADVGIEGHDCHRVKLTDLAATNELEVVARCAYRHTGTGLHRFIDPTDDTVHLHTQFEPFNAHQVWACFDQPDLKARFRLTVHAPRDWTVVSNEPVASRDPGDGGVDVWRFQVTPPVSTYITALVAGPLHVVHAPDADVPMALYCRPSLAQYLEPDEMFEIARAGMAFYAETFGHPFPFSKYDQLFVPEFNFGAMENAGCVTFNEAYLFRSRVTDAARMSRAATILHELAHMWFGNLVTMRWWGDLWLNESFATYIATWALVEATRFTDAWVQFVNQEVTWATRQDQLPTTHPIVADAPDTDTVINNFDGITYAKGGLVLRQLVAWVGTEAFISGLRDYFARHAWGNATLADFLAALEKTSGRRMDRWARQWLETSGINTLELVATVDDEGLYAAAEVHQRPSAGGDDQLRDQRISIGLYDVEGDDLVRRTAVELDVTGASTGVQALIGRRPPALALPNDALRSYAKVRLDDRSLETLLAYLGAVRDPLTRAHGWLVAWDLLRDGLLPARHYVQLVADHAATETQSDTLRTLARQAVAAANRYGDPTNRSAAHATLAAVARRAFEAAPPGSDAQLVWARCRMAVDDPAWTRAILVGDEVAEGLSVDHDLRWHGVINLAAQGVLDADAIERTRSEDPTDEGQRRAVTALASRPLAEAKAEAWALAHDGDEPLALRRAVCAGFHQYDQTELLMPYVDRYVDELGALWRNQVRQESIDMTEGLFPRTVVDDATLAAGKRALELQDLPDAGRRVLLEEIDELHRTLRARAADVG
- a CDS encoding sortase, with translation MTPSQMSSRRPSPSYGAQRPAIGDPVATMRWRNYEFVVVEGVGSDQLAIGPGRYPSTALPGRPGNFAMAGHRVSYGAPFHDLDLLQPGDRIDVENRAGRLFVYRVVDFAVVNPDETWVISRDPLGTNRPMLTMTTCHPKLSDRQRLVVWAALDESRNAATAAG
- a CDS encoding beta-propeller domain-containing protein, which codes for MFRTAPLTSRSVVVVLALTMLLAACSPATSGGAGDDAESAAALRAFDSCDGLTTELRRRGLAQLVAGGTEAILRGATGDVAVAAEAQGAADAAPAPAGPATAWSGTNVQVQGVDEPDVVKTDGAYVYTVADSALRIIDVRADRPRVTATLPMDGGMPRDLLLHGSRLLVLGDDAMAPGRPHDPLTTEQQGVAPPPMVLPRTRLWSVDVTDAEAPRVESTIVVDGGLLTARLNDGTARVVIRSLPVLPYALGSPGPVADGVRRRIVDATADDLLPRVTVDGGRPAPLVACTAVRAPDGGDDLGLVSVLSLDLDRAGLHADRVNAVLGGADTVYADADSLYVTTSRWPIALPVEPLPLPEPLPAEPEPLPVEPEPLPVEPEPQPAEPEPFRGASEPGPAEPEPLPGASEPVPGASEPLPGASEPSPLPDEDPSTASEPLAPPATEPAESDRAVPPSPTVTTEVHRFDLDADGATYVASGSVPGTVLNQWALSEHDDHLRIATTVDVGTRGGSHSAVHVLRRDGSQLTEVGRTSDLGRGERIYAVRYAGALGFVVTFRQVDPLYTLDLSDPASPSVLGELKIPGYSAYLHPVGSDHLLGVGQDADRDGTVTGLQVSLFDVSDLRSPARVAQIGLGPATSTPAEYDHRALLAWPERELIAMPVERWEDGGSGVLVLTATDDGRLVERGTIDLGATAAGGTVRTVVIGDRLLTVSPDLVTVSDIDTLAMLSAIRL
- a CDS encoding helix-turn-helix transcriptional regulator, with the protein product MRNRVRELREQAGLSQAELGAVVGVSRQTINAIERRRYLPSLPLAFQLARFFDAPIEEVFDAEQ